A single window of Cytobacillus dafuensis DNA harbors:
- a CDS encoding UDP-N-acetylmuramoyl-L-alanyl-D-glutamate--2,6-diaminopimelate ligase, translating to MELHTLISYLQPYRVFSGENPIITSIENDSRNVQPGSLFICIKGFTVDGHDFVSNAVKQGAAAVLSEIDLDLPVPVVVVQNTRRAMAVLADAFFEQPSKNLYLIGITGTNGKTTTSHLIEKILSDAGKKTGLIGTMYTKIGEEKSEVKNTTPDSLTLQRIFKEMVDKGVKTTVMEVSSHALDEGRIHGCDFDIAVFTNLTQDHLDYHKTMDEYRNAKCLLFAQLGSAFQHERKKYAIINMDDQASNVFIKATAAHVLTYGIDQSADLQAINIQMTAYGTTFELHSPLGKHQVSMQLIGKFSVYNVLASIGAGIVSDIPIEKIIKSIEEVKGVSGRFETVDAGQNFSVIVDYAHTPDSLENVLLTVKQFAKRRVFVIVGCGGDRDRSKRPLMAEIACRYSSNPIFTSDNPRSENPIQILNDMEAGVIGMDYKIIVDRREAIRSAIHEAQEEDVILIAGKGHETYQLIGDQVINFDDRQVAKEAIEER from the coding sequence ATGGAATTACATACGCTTATTTCTTATTTGCAGCCATATAGGGTATTTAGCGGTGAAAATCCTATAATCACTTCAATAGAAAACGATAGTCGCAATGTTCAACCGGGAAGTCTATTTATTTGTATAAAAGGTTTTACTGTTGATGGTCATGATTTTGTGTCTAATGCTGTAAAGCAAGGGGCAGCTGCTGTTCTATCAGAAATTGATTTAGACCTGCCTGTTCCAGTCGTTGTCGTACAAAATACTCGACGAGCAATGGCTGTATTAGCTGATGCCTTTTTCGAGCAGCCAAGTAAGAATCTCTATTTAATTGGTATTACAGGAACGAATGGAAAAACAACAACAAGTCATTTAATTGAAAAAATTTTATCGGATGCTGGAAAAAAAACAGGCTTAATAGGTACAATGTATACAAAAATTGGTGAAGAAAAATCTGAAGTAAAAAATACAACTCCAGATTCCCTTACATTACAGCGTATTTTTAAAGAAATGGTTGACAAAGGTGTAAAAACTACAGTAATGGAGGTTTCATCACATGCCCTTGATGAAGGAAGAATTCATGGCTGTGATTTTGACATTGCTGTATTCACTAATCTTACACAAGATCACTTAGATTATCATAAAACGATGGATGAGTATAGAAATGCTAAATGCCTCTTGTTTGCTCAGCTCGGAAGTGCATTTCAGCATGAGCGTAAGAAATACGCCATTATCAATATGGATGATCAAGCATCAAATGTATTTATTAAAGCGACAGCAGCACATGTACTCACATATGGGATAGATCAATCAGCAGATTTACAAGCTATAAATATTCAAATGACTGCGTATGGAACTACATTTGAATTACACAGTCCATTAGGCAAACATCAAGTATCTATGCAACTGATTGGTAAATTTAGCGTTTATAATGTACTTGCTAGTATTGGAGCTGGAATCGTTTCAGATATTCCCATTGAAAAAATAATAAAATCAATAGAAGAAGTTAAAGGAGTTTCGGGACGTTTCGAGACAGTAGATGCCGGGCAAAATTTTTCAGTGATTGTTGATTATGCGCATACCCCTGATAGTTTAGAGAATGTACTATTGACCGTTAAGCAGTTTGCAAAAAGACGTGTTTTCGTTATTGTAGGCTGCGGTGGGGATAGAGATCGTTCAAAGCGGCCACTAATGGCTGAAATAGCTTGCAGATATAGTTCAAATCCAATATTTACTTCAGATAACCCTCGAAGTGAAAACCCTATCCAAATATTAAATGATATGGAAGCAGGGGTAATAGGAATGGATTATAAGATAATAGTTGACCGCAGAGAAGCAATTCGATCTGCAATCCACGAGGCTCAGGAAGAAGATGTTATATTAATTGCTGGAAAAGGCCATGAAACCTATCAACTGATTGGAGATCAGGTAATTAATTTTGATGACCGTCAAGTTGCAAAAGAGGCAATAGAGGAGAGATAA